Proteins from a single region of Flaviflexus salsibiostraticola:
- a CDS encoding ABC transporter substrate-binding protein has protein sequence MKRIIAIAAVLGLGLAACSDDDPLESGGEQQADAIVIGSQDYYSNEIIAEIYAQALEAEGYEVKRDFRIGQREAYVPDIESGEIDLFPEYSGPLLRYWEGETDVREADEVYEALGGAAPDGIRLLDYSPATDQDAYFVTTEFAEEWGLESLADLADVDVPIVIGGNSELETRPNGPDGLKEFYGVDVGFTPIEDGGGQLTVNALEADDIQMALIYTADPKIADLDIVMLEDTENMFLASHVVPIASENVDEGAEEIINRISAAMDTDALVALNARSVNEQLPASTIAADWLAEQDL, from the coding sequence ATGAAACGCATCATCGCCATCGCAGCCGTCCTCGGACTGGGCCTTGCGGCCTGTTCGGATGACGACCCGCTCGAGTCTGGAGGGGAGCAGCAGGCCGACGCGATCGTCATCGGCTCCCAGGACTACTACTCGAACGAGATCATCGCCGAGATCTACGCCCAGGCGCTTGAAGCGGAGGGGTACGAGGTCAAGAGGGACTTCCGCATCGGCCAGCGCGAGGCCTACGTTCCCGACATCGAATCCGGCGAGATTGACCTGTTCCCCGAGTACTCCGGGCCGCTCCTGCGCTACTGGGAGGGTGAGACGGACGTGAGGGAGGCCGATGAGGTCTACGAGGCGCTCGGCGGCGCCGCGCCCGATGGCATCCGCCTTCTCGACTACTCGCCGGCGACCGACCAGGACGCCTACTTCGTGACGACGGAGTTTGCGGAGGAGTGGGGCCTCGAGTCGCTCGCCGACCTGGCCGATGTGGATGTCCCCATTGTCATCGGAGGCAACTCCGAGCTCGAGACGAGGCCGAATGGTCCCGATGGTCTCAAGGAGTTCTACGGCGTCGATGTCGGGTTCACCCCGATTGAGGATGGCGGGGGCCAGCTGACGGTCAACGCACTCGAGGCCGACGATATTCAGATGGCGCTCATCTACACCGCCGATCCGAAGATCGCCGATCTCGACATCGTCATGCTCGAGGACACCGAGAACATGTTCCTCGCCTCGCACGTCGTGCCCATCGCCTCCGAGAACGTCGACGAGGGGGCCGAGGAGATCATCAACAGGATCAGCGCGGCAATGGATACCGACGCGCTCGTCGCACTCAATGCGCGCTCGGTGAACGAGCAGCTGCCGGCCTCGACGATCGCCGCAGACTGGCTCGCCGAGCAGGACCTCTGA
- a CDS encoding MATE family efflux transporter produces the protein MKNTLDRQILGLALPTLATLLAEPTLVLVDTALVGRLGVTPLAGLSLASTILTTIVGICIFLAYATTASTARHFGAGNRQKALRLGVDGLWLAAGLGALLGLTLLVGGETILGWFNPEEAVLIEGRSYLAASAWGLPGMLTVLAATGTVRGMLDTRTPLTVATIGALANIPLSYLLIYPAGLGTAGAGYGTALAQTGMGIALAAVVVREASREGASLLPSGAGVLRSLRDSVPLIIRTLSLRASILLTVTAAAALGTTALAAHQIINAVWNFAAYGLDALAIAAQALVGQALGARAESRVRAVLARCLQWGIGVGILLGLVLALGSAWIPQAFSSSDAVVDWARAGLIVCAIGLPIAAVAYMLDGVLIGAGDMRHLAVMMLVALLAYAPVPALLAGPGSDLGRLGLILLWAGYASIFMGLRSATLFARTRGDRWIVLGESR, from the coding sequence GTGAAGAACACCCTCGACCGCCAGATCCTCGGGCTGGCCCTGCCGACTCTCGCGACACTCCTCGCGGAACCGACCCTCGTCCTCGTCGATACGGCACTCGTCGGCCGCCTCGGAGTCACCCCCCTCGCGGGGCTGTCCCTCGCCTCAACGATCCTTACGACGATCGTCGGAATCTGCATCTTTCTCGCCTATGCCACGACCGCGTCGACCGCCCGCCACTTCGGCGCAGGCAACCGGCAGAAGGCGCTGCGGCTCGGTGTGGATGGTCTCTGGCTCGCAGCCGGGCTCGGTGCGCTGCTCGGACTCACCCTCCTCGTGGGCGGAGAGACGATCCTCGGCTGGTTCAATCCGGAGGAGGCCGTGCTGATCGAGGGCCGCTCCTATCTCGCCGCAAGCGCGTGGGGACTGCCAGGCATGCTCACCGTCCTCGCGGCCACCGGAACCGTGCGCGGCATGCTCGACACGCGAACGCCACTCACCGTCGCGACAATCGGTGCTCTCGCCAATATCCCGCTCTCCTACCTCCTCATCTACCCGGCCGGACTCGGGACCGCGGGAGCGGGCTACGGAACCGCGCTCGCACAGACCGGCATGGGGATCGCTCTCGCCGCCGTCGTCGTCCGAGAGGCCTCACGGGAGGGCGCCTCCCTCCTCCCCTCCGGGGCGGGCGTGCTCAGGTCCCTTCGCGACTCCGTTCCCCTCATCATCCGCACGCTCAGCCTCCGGGCCTCCATCCTCCTCACCGTCACAGCGGCGGCGGCCCTCGGTACGACCGCCCTCGCCGCCCACCAGATCATCAACGCGGTATGGAACTTCGCCGCCTACGGCCTCGACGCTCTCGCGATCGCCGCACAGGCCCTCGTCGGGCAGGCCCTCGGGGCACGAGCTGAGAGCAGGGTCCGGGCCGTCCTTGCTCGATGCCTGCAGTGGGGTATTGGCGTCGGCATCCTCCTCGGCCTCGTCCTCGCCCTCGGCTCGGCGTGGATTCCCCAGGCGTTCTCCTCCTCGGACGCGGTGGTCGACTGGGCCCGGGCCGGTCTCATCGTCTGCGCGATCGGCCTGCCGATCGCGGCGGTCGCCTACATGCTCGACGGCGTCCTCATCGGAGCGGGCGACATGAGACACCTCGCGGTGATGATGCTGGTCGCGCTACTCGCCTACGCCCCGGTCCCCGCACTGCTCGCGGGTCCCGGCAGCGACCTCGGCCGGCTCGGCCTCATCCTTCTCTGGGCGGGCTACGCGAGCATCTTCATGGGCCTGCGGAGCGCAACACTCTTCGCCCGCACCCGCGGCGATCGGTGGATCGTTCTCGGCGAGTCCCGGTGA
- a CDS encoding DLW-39 family protein, whose amino-acid sequence MKKLVMLLLASGVGYAAWLRIAADRANQAVWEEVADPAPTI is encoded by the coding sequence ATGAAGAAGCTCGTGATGCTCCTCCTCGCCAGCGGCGTCGGCTATGCGGCGTGGCTGAGGATTGCGGCGGACCGTGCCAATCAGGCAGTATGGGAAGAGGTCGCGGACCCGGCTCCGACGATCTAG
- a CDS encoding DUF3566 domain-containing protein, with product MSIDETKQAEAPEARPARTRPGIRRAHMTISRIDPWSALKVSFLLAVGLGVMIVVSAVVLWMVFDAMNVFASIRDLLETLGSEPLLELMQYLEFGRVVSFSIIVAVIDIILFTFLGGIMALLYNLIAALVGGTHITITDE from the coding sequence ATGAGCATCGACGAGACGAAACAGGCTGAGGCGCCCGAGGCGAGGCCGGCGAGAACCCGACCCGGCATCCGCCGAGCTCATATGACGATCTCGAGGATCGATCCGTGGTCGGCGCTCAAGGTCTCCTTCCTCCTCGCGGTTGGCCTCGGTGTCATGATCGTCGTGTCGGCGGTTGTCCTGTGGATGGTGTTCGATGCGATGAACGTGTTCGCGTCGATTCGTGATCTTCTCGAGACACTCGGATCGGAACCGCTGCTCGAGCTCATGCAGTATCTCGAGTTCGGCCGCGTCGTCTCCTTCTCGATCATCGTCGCCGTCATCGACATCATCCTCTTCACGTTCCTCGGCGGAATCATGGCGCTTCTCTACAACCTGATCGCGGCGCTCGTCGGCGGTACGCACATCACCATCACCGACGAGTGA
- the gyrA gene encoding DNA gyrase subunit A, whose protein sequence is MSEETEVYNHGAIVEVDLQREMEKSYLDYSMSVIVGRALPDVRDGMKPVHRRVIYAMWDGGYRPTSSFSKSAKIVGDVMGHYHPHGDSAIYDTMVRLVQPWSMRYPLVSGQGNFGTAGDLGAAAPRYTEARMAPLAVEMVRDIEQETVDFEPNYDGSLMEPKVLTARFPNLLVNGSEGIAVGMATRIPPHNLREVAEGAQWFLENPDVTKEELLAQLMLRIKGPDFPSGATILGKKGIEDTYRTGRGSITQRAVVEVDEINGRQCLVVTDLPYQVNPDRLLEKMVEGIKEGRLPGIADIRDETSGRAGQRIVIVLKRDAVAKVVLNNLYKHTQLQNNFPANMLALVDGVPRTLSLDGFIRHWVNHQIEVIQRRTTFRLRKAKELLHILTAYLKALDNLDEVIALIRRSPTADVAREGLIELLDIDAEQANAILSLQLRRLAALERQKILDDYAKAEAEVLDYEDILARPERQRSIVSSELAEIVDKFGDERRTRILPFDGEMSVEDLIPEEDVVVTVTRGGFAKRTKVSEYRAQHRGGKGVRGASLRGDDVIDRFGVASTHDWHLFFTNLGRVYRIKGYEIPEGGRDSKGQHVANLLAFQPGEHIVTALNISSYTDAEYLVLATQDGLVKKTKLADFDSPRTGGLIAIRLREHVDGSTDQVVAARLADDSDELILVSKKGQSIRFSANDDSLRPMGRATSGVRGMKFRDDDSLLSMDVVRDDCEVFVVTEGGFAKRTRVSEYRSQGRGGYGIKVANLVEERGDLVGALITQPTDEVLVIMNSGKIVRSAVAEVSLTGRNTQGVMFARPDATDRIVAIAKNVESAVDRLPGDSAESAGSAESTSPADVEAPLQTEPNATTDDGAVASDVDHADDED, encoded by the coding sequence GTGAGCGAAGAAACCGAAGTCTACAACCACGGCGCAATCGTCGAGGTCGATCTCCAGCGGGAGATGGAGAAGTCGTACCTCGACTACTCGATGTCCGTCATCGTCGGGCGTGCGCTGCCCGACGTCCGAGACGGGATGAAGCCCGTCCACCGCCGCGTCATCTACGCGATGTGGGACGGCGGCTACCGGCCGACCTCGTCCTTCTCAAAGTCGGCGAAGATCGTCGGCGATGTCATGGGTCACTACCACCCGCATGGCGACTCGGCGATCTACGACACGATGGTGCGCCTCGTCCAGCCGTGGAGCATGCGTTACCCGCTCGTGTCCGGCCAGGGCAACTTCGGTACGGCCGGCGACCTGGGGGCGGCAGCCCCCCGATACACCGAGGCGCGGATGGCGCCGCTCGCTGTTGAGATGGTGCGCGACATCGAGCAGGAGACCGTCGATTTCGAGCCGAACTACGATGGCTCGCTCATGGAGCCAAAGGTTCTCACCGCACGTTTCCCGAACCTGCTCGTCAACGGTTCCGAGGGCATCGCGGTCGGCATGGCGACCCGTATCCCGCCCCACAACCTCCGCGAGGTCGCCGAGGGAGCCCAGTGGTTCCTCGAGAACCCGGATGTGACGAAGGAGGAGCTGCTCGCGCAGCTCATGCTCCGCATCAAGGGTCCGGACTTCCCGAGCGGCGCAACGATCCTCGGGAAGAAGGGCATTGAGGACACGTACCGCACCGGCCGCGGCTCGATCACGCAGCGTGCGGTTGTCGAGGTCGATGAGATCAATGGTCGTCAGTGCCTCGTCGTCACGGACCTGCCCTACCAGGTCAACCCCGACCGGCTGCTCGAGAAGATGGTCGAGGGGATCAAGGAGGGGCGCCTGCCCGGCATCGCCGACATCCGCGACGAGACGTCGGGCCGCGCCGGCCAGCGCATCGTCATCGTCCTCAAGCGGGATGCCGTGGCGAAGGTCGTGCTCAACAACCTGTACAAGCACACGCAGCTGCAGAACAACTTCCCGGCCAACATGCTCGCCCTCGTCGACGGCGTTCCGCGCACGCTCTCGCTCGACGGCTTCATCCGGCATTGGGTGAACCACCAGATCGAGGTCATCCAGCGCCGGACAACCTTCCGTCTCCGGAAGGCGAAGGAGCTTCTCCACATCCTCACCGCCTATCTCAAGGCGCTCGATAATCTTGACGAGGTCATCGCCCTCATCCGTCGCTCGCCGACGGCCGACGTCGCCCGCGAGGGCCTCATCGAGCTTCTCGACATCGACGCGGAGCAGGCGAATGCGATCCTCTCCCTCCAGCTGCGCAGGCTTGCCGCGCTCGAGCGGCAGAAGATTCTTGATGATTACGCGAAGGCCGAAGCGGAGGTGCTCGATTACGAGGACATCCTCGCCCGCCCTGAGCGTCAGCGCTCGATCGTGTCATCGGAGCTCGCGGAGATCGTCGACAAGTTCGGTGACGAGCGTCGGACGAGGATTCTTCCCTTCGATGGGGAGATGTCAGTCGAGGACCTCATTCCCGAGGAGGATGTCGTCGTCACCGTCACCCGCGGCGGCTTCGCCAAGCGTACGAAGGTGTCGGAGTACCGTGCCCAGCATCGCGGCGGCAAGGGCGTGCGCGGAGCCTCGCTCCGCGGCGATGATGTCATCGATCGATTCGGGGTGGCCTCCACCCACGACTGGCATCTCTTCTTCACGAACCTCGGTCGTGTCTACCGGATCAAGGGCTACGAGATCCCCGAGGGAGGACGCGATTCGAAGGGCCAGCACGTGGCGAATCTGCTTGCATTCCAGCCGGGTGAGCACATCGTCACCGCCCTCAACATCTCGTCGTACACCGACGCGGAGTACCTCGTCCTCGCCACCCAGGATGGCCTCGTCAAGAAGACGAAGCTCGCGGATTTCGACTCCCCGCGCACAGGTGGCCTCATCGCCATCAGGCTGCGCGAGCACGTCGATGGGTCGACGGACCAGGTTGTGGCGGCACGGCTCGCCGACGACAGTGATGAGCTCATCCTTGTCTCGAAGAAGGGCCAATCGATCCGCTTCAGCGCGAACGACGACAGCCTGCGCCCCATGGGCCGAGCCACGTCGGGTGTACGCGGGATGAAGTTCCGTGACGACGACTCGCTGCTGTCGATGGACGTGGTCCGCGATGACTGTGAGGTGTTCGTTGTGACAGAGGGCGGGTTCGCGAAGCGGACACGCGTGTCGGAATACCGCAGCCAGGGCCGCGGCGGTTACGGAATCAAGGTCGCCAACCTGGTGGAGGAGCGCGGCGACCTCGTCGGTGCACTCATCACCCAGCCGACCGACGAGGTCCTCGTCATCATGAATTCCGGCAAGATCGTACGATCTGCAGTGGCCGAGGTGTCGTTGACAGGACGCAACACTCAGGGGGTCATGTTCGCTCGGCCCGATGCAACCGACAGGATCGTCGCGATCGCGAAGAACGTCGAGAGCGCCGTTGACCGCCTGCCGGGGGACAGCGCAGAGTCTGCCGGATCGGCGGAATCGACGTCTCCCGCGGACGTCGAGGCGCCGCTCCAGACCGAACCCAACGCGACGACGGACGACGGTGCGGTAGCGTCTGACGTAGACCATGCCGACGATGAGGACTGA
- a CDS encoding peptidylprolyl isomerase produces MKATLHTNHGDIVVELYPNHAPATVANFTELATGEREWQDPKTGERTSEPLYNGVVFHRIIPGFMIQGGDPLGTGTGGPGYNFDDEIHPELTFTEPYVLAMANAGKIQGRGTNGSQFFITVAPTTWLQGNHTIFGRVADEESRGVVDAIAAVPTNAQDRPLEDVVINSISVSS; encoded by the coding sequence ATGAAAGCAACACTGCATACGAATCATGGCGACATCGTCGTCGAACTGTACCCCAACCACGCCCCCGCGACAGTCGCCAACTTCACCGAGCTCGCGACCGGCGAGCGCGAATGGCAGGACCCGAAGACGGGCGAGCGCACCTCCGAGCCGCTGTACAACGGCGTTGTCTTCCACCGCATCATCCCCGGCTTCATGATCCAGGGCGGCGACCCCCTCGGCACGGGCACCGGCGGCCCGGGCTACAACTTCGACGATGAGATCCACCCGGAGCTCACGTTCACCGAGCCCTACGTGCTCGCAATGGCGAACGCGGGCAAGATCCAGGGTCGCGGCACGAACGGCTCGCAGTTCTTCATCACGGTCGCCCCCACGACGTGGCTGCAGGGCAACCACACGATCTTCGGCCGCGTCGCCGACGAGGAGTCGCGAGGCGTCGTCGACGCCATCGCAGCGGTCCCCACGAACGCACAGGATCGCCCGCTCGAAGACGTCGTCATCAACTCCATCTCCGTCTCTTCATGA
- a CDS encoding ABC transporter permease — protein MDEGDIGGAGMILEDTIAWLTDADRWTGAGSIPQRLAEHVGITFLVVLLGALIAIPVGILIGHSRRGKTAVVGLAGALRAIPSLGLLTLVGLYLGIGLKAPIVALLVLAIPSLLAGAYAGVESVDRQTVDAARAIGMSEWQIITRVELPLASPVIIGGIRAATLQVVATATLAAYVSDYGLGRYVFSGLKGGDYSPMLGGAILVSVLAIVLELILAGVHSVSRRLSDPASTATAKGTL, from the coding sequence ATGGACGAGGGCGACATCGGCGGTGCCGGCATGATCCTCGAGGACACGATCGCCTGGCTGACCGATGCAGACCGCTGGACGGGGGCCGGCAGCATTCCTCAGCGCCTGGCCGAGCACGTCGGCATCACATTCCTCGTCGTCCTCCTCGGCGCGCTCATCGCCATCCCAGTCGGCATCCTCATCGGGCATTCGCGGCGCGGGAAGACCGCGGTCGTGGGCCTTGCTGGCGCGCTCCGAGCCATTCCATCTCTTGGCCTGCTCACCCTCGTTGGCCTCTATCTGGGGATCGGGCTCAAGGCCCCGATCGTCGCCCTCCTCGTCCTCGCCATTCCGTCGCTCCTCGCGGGGGCCTACGCGGGTGTCGAATCCGTCGACCGGCAGACGGTCGATGCGGCGCGGGCGATCGGCATGAGCGAGTGGCAGATCATCACGCGGGTGGAGCTGCCGCTCGCGTCCCCTGTCATCATCGGCGGGATCCGCGCCGCCACCCTCCAGGTCGTGGCCACGGCGACCCTGGCCGCGTATGTCTCTGACTATGGGCTGGGTCGGTATGTATTCTCAGGCCTCAAGGGTGGAGACTATTCGCCCATGCTCGGCGGCGCGATCCTCGTCTCGGTTCTCGCCATCGTTCTTGAACTCATCCTTGCGGGCGTCCACTCCGTCTCCCGCAGACTCTCCGATCCGGCAAGCACAGCTACTGCAAAGGGAACATTATGA
- the dnaB gene encoding replicative DNA helicase: MSESGGFERTPPQNIEAEMSVLGGMLLSKDAVADVTEILKPDDFYRPSHSLIFEIIMQFFGEGQPADAVTVGSELQRRGELERVGGLPYLHSLVASVPTAANASYYATIVREQAQLRSLVEAGTRIVQLGYSTDGAEVDQLVNMAQSEVYSLTDTAENREYAAMEAIVNDLVETLEHNESRGGELDGIPSGFRPVDDMLNGFRGGQMIIVAARPGAGKSTFAMDVCRAASVHNNLPSVYFSLEMNRTELSMRVLAAESSVFLDRMIKGNMTADDWRRVVVGLERISKAPLIVDDSPNLTMAEIRAKCRRLKQQHDIQLIVIDYLQLLTSGAKHVESRQQEVSDFSRSIKLLAKELNVPIIAVAQLNRDSEKRETKKPMVSDLRESGSLEQDADVVILLHREDMYKSREEQPSGLGEVIVGKHRAGPVGSIMLSFQGHYARFVEAAEI, from the coding sequence ATGAGCGAATCTGGCGGTTTCGAGCGGACCCCGCCGCAGAATATTGAGGCTGAGATGTCGGTTCTGGGCGGCATGCTGCTGTCCAAGGATGCGGTCGCGGACGTGACCGAGATTCTCAAGCCCGACGACTTCTACAGGCCTTCGCACAGCCTCATCTTCGAGATCATCATGCAGTTCTTCGGCGAGGGCCAGCCCGCGGACGCGGTGACGGTCGGCAGCGAGCTGCAGCGCCGCGGGGAGCTCGAGCGCGTGGGCGGACTGCCCTACCTCCACTCCCTCGTCGCCTCGGTCCCGACCGCGGCGAACGCCTCCTACTACGCGACGATCGTCCGCGAGCAGGCCCAGCTCCGCAGTCTTGTCGAAGCGGGGACACGAATCGTCCAGCTCGGCTACTCGACGGATGGCGCTGAGGTCGATCAGCTCGTCAACATGGCGCAGTCCGAGGTCTACTCGCTCACCGACACGGCCGAGAACCGCGAATACGCCGCCATGGAGGCGATCGTCAATGACCTCGTCGAAACCCTCGAGCACAACGAGTCGAGGGGAGGGGAGCTCGATGGCATCCCCTCGGGATTCCGCCCCGTCGACGACATGCTCAACGGCTTCCGCGGCGGTCAGATGATCATCGTCGCCGCCCGCCCCGGCGCCGGCAAGTCAACGTTCGCGATGGACGTGTGCCGTGCCGCCTCCGTCCACAACAACCTGCCGTCTGTCTACTTCTCCCTCGAGATGAACAGGACGGAGCTGTCGATGCGCGTGCTCGCGGCCGAGTCCAGCGTGTTCCTCGATCGGATGATCAAGGGGAACATGACGGCCGATGACTGGCGCCGCGTCGTTGTCGGTCTCGAGCGGATCTCGAAGGCCCCCCTCATCGTCGACGATTCTCCCAACCTGACAATGGCGGAGATCCGGGCCAAGTGCCGCCGGCTCAAGCAGCAGCACGACATTCAGCTCATCGTCATCGACTACCTCCAGCTGCTCACCTCCGGCGCGAAGCATGTCGAGTCCCGTCAGCAGGAGGTCTCCGACTTCTCTCGATCGATCAAGCTGCTCGCCAAGGAGCTCAACGTCCCGATCATCGCCGTCGCCCAGCTCAACCGCGACTCCGAGAAGCGCGAGACGAAGAAGCCGATGGTCTCGGACCTGCGCGAATCCGGCTCGCTCGAGCAGGACGCGGACGTCGTCATCCTTCTCCACCGCGAAGACATGTACAAGTCCCGCGAGGAGCAGCCAAGTGGACTCGGCGAGGTCATCGTCGGCAAACATCGTGCCGGCCCGGTCGGCTCGATCATGCTGAGCTTCCAGGGCCACTACGCCCGGTTCGTCGAGGCCGCCGAGATCTAG
- a CDS encoding ABC transporter ATP-binding protein, which translates to MIQFREVGKTYPDGTVAVDSFTYTVDDGRIVALVGSSGSGKTTLLRMVNRMVEPTRGSVLVAGRDVASLDRVALRRSIGYVLQAGGLLPHRTVIDNVATVPILQGVKRREARSAAAELLERVGLSAAMGRRYPAQLSGGQQQRVGVARALAGDPTVLLMDEPFGAVDPIVRRDLQDELRRLQREIGKTIVLVTHDIDEAFNVAHDVVLLRQGGVIAQSGTPEEILANPKDQYVRDFIGADRADRNFSVREIGGRRIVVDGDGRPAGLLR; encoded by the coding sequence ATGATCCAGTTCCGTGAGGTGGGCAAGACGTACCCGGATGGAACCGTTGCCGTCGACAGCTTCACCTACACGGTCGACGATGGCAGGATCGTGGCGCTCGTCGGATCATCCGGCTCAGGCAAGACCACACTCCTGCGTATGGTCAATCGGATGGTCGAACCGACTCGCGGCAGTGTGCTCGTGGCCGGCAGGGACGTGGCGAGTCTCGACAGAGTCGCCCTGCGCCGCTCAATCGGGTACGTCCTCCAGGCGGGCGGACTCCTGCCGCACCGAACTGTTATCGACAACGTCGCGACTGTGCCGATTCTCCAGGGTGTGAAGCGGAGGGAGGCGAGGTCGGCGGCTGCGGAACTTCTGGAGCGCGTGGGCCTGAGCGCGGCGATGGGCCGGCGCTACCCGGCACAGCTGTCGGGCGGCCAGCAGCAGAGGGTGGGCGTCGCCCGGGCGCTCGCCGGCGACCCCACGGTGCTCCTCATGGACGAGCCGTTCGGAGCCGTGGATCCGATTGTGCGCCGCGACCTTCAGGATGAGCTGCGGAGGCTCCAGCGGGAGATTGGAAAGACCATCGTCCTCGTCACCCACGACATCGACGAGGCGTTCAACGTGGCCCACGATGTTGTCCTCCTTCGTCAGGGTGGGGTCATCGCGCAATCAGGGACGCCGGAGGAGATTCTGGCCAATCCGAAGGACCAGTACGTGCGCGACTTCATCGGAGCGGACCGGGCCGACCGGAACTTCTCGGTGAGGGAGATCGGGGGGCGCAGGATCGTCGTCGATGGTGATGGCCGCCCGGCGGGGCTCCTGCGATGA
- a CDS encoding ABC transporter permease: protein MTWLSHSWGRIGELLLTHLSIAIPPIIFAILLAVPIGRIAFRHPRVGGPLLSAATLLYAIPALPLLIVIPVVFGTSLRSPTTIIIALTAYGVALLVRSAADGFASVETTVREAAIAVGYSNRQMLWMVDLPLATPVIISGVRVVTVSTVGLTTIGALVGIPSLGSLFTDGFQRAIPASVITGILLTVIVALLLDGIVQYVGRRITPWTRATSAVPA from the coding sequence ATGACGTGGCTCTCACACTCCTGGGGCCGCATCGGAGAGCTGCTCCTCACCCACCTGTCGATCGCGATCCCGCCGATCATCTTTGCCATCCTCCTCGCTGTCCCCATCGGTCGAATCGCATTCCGCCACCCACGGGTCGGCGGCCCGCTGCTCTCGGCCGCGACGCTGCTGTACGCCATCCCGGCGCTGCCCCTCCTCATCGTCATCCCCGTCGTCTTCGGCACAAGCCTGCGGTCGCCGACGACGATCATCATTGCGCTGACCGCCTACGGGGTTGCCCTCCTCGTGCGGAGCGCGGCGGACGGCTTCGCGTCGGTCGAGACGACGGTCCGTGAGGCGGCGATCGCGGTCGGCTACTCGAACCGGCAGATGCTGTGGATGGTCGACCTGCCGCTCGCCACCCCTGTCATCATCTCCGGAGTCCGCGTCGTCACGGTCAGCACGGTCGGCTTGACGACGATCGGGGCGCTGGTCGGCATACCGAGCCTCGGGAGCCTCTTCACGGATGGTTTCCAGCGGGCGATCCCCGCCTCCGTCATCACCGGCATCCTCCTGACGGTCATCGTCGCGCTCCTCCTCGACGGCATCGTCCAGTACGTCGGTCGGCGGATCACGCCATGGACGAGGGCGACATCGGCGGTGCCGGCATGA
- a CDS encoding rhomboid family intramembrane serine protease: MTDDPDPVPADRTPDPDRRPRRRRPLPVVTIALIAICVALYGVGRLWSEIDSALIFAPWLGEVEPYRFIGSAFIHADFWHLIFNMYALWLVGQAIEPVLGRWRFIGLYALSAIAGNVAVLALADPTGISYYTFVVGASGAVFGLFGALFVIARGLSRDTTPLLILLAINLVFGFIVEGISWQSHIGGLLIGMLLAYIYTKSQKMWTNIAAAGAVLAGLACTAYFIYL; encoded by the coding sequence ATGACCGACGATCCGGATCCGGTGCCGGCTGACCGCACGCCGGATCCGGATAGACGACCCCGACGACGGCGGCCCCTCCCGGTCGTCACCATCGCGCTCATCGCGATCTGCGTGGCGCTCTACGGAGTGGGCCGGCTGTGGTCGGAGATCGACTCAGCCCTCATCTTCGCGCCGTGGTTGGGTGAGGTCGAGCCGTATCGGTTCATCGGCTCCGCCTTCATCCACGCCGATTTCTGGCATCTCATCTTCAACATGTATGCCCTCTGGCTTGTCGGCCAGGCGATCGAGCCGGTCCTCGGACGATGGCGCTTCATCGGGCTCTATGCACTCTCCGCGATCGCGGGCAATGTCGCCGTGCTCGCCCTAGCCGACCCGACGGGGATCAGCTACTACACCTTCGTCGTCGGTGCCTCAGGCGCAGTCTTCGGGCTGTTCGGCGCGCTCTTCGTCATCGCACGCGGTCTCTCCCGTGACACGACACCGCTGCTCATCCTCCTCGCCATCAACCTCGTCTTCGGATTCATTGTCGAGGGGATCTCGTGGCAGTCCCATATCGGCGGACTCCTCATCGGAATGCTGCTCGCGTACATCTATACGAAGTCCCAGAAGATGTGGACCAACATCGCAGCAGCGGGAGCTGTGCTGGCGGGCCTTGCCTGTACGGCCTATTTCATCTATCTCTGA